AACTCTTTCCTGGGTAAACAATTTCATACACACCATCCATATTACCTGGGTGAATCCCATGAAAGTGAATCGTGTGCGGGTGAGACGCTGAGTTCTGGAAGGTAATACGAAGCAAATCCCCTTCTGTCGCTCGTAATGTGGGACCAGGCACTTGTCCGTTATACGTCCAGGCGGGATAAAAAACGCCGGGTGCGATCTCTACTTCCTTCTCCATCGCCGTTATTGTATATTTGCGTAGTGTGCGACCATCCTCTAATTTCTCTACCTCACCGTAATCAAACTCTTTTAAAATACGGTGGGCATTGTCTAGTGACTCCTTCGATGCCTTTTTCGTCATTTTATTTGGGTCCATCTTATGATCACCAGAACCATGAGACATACCACCCATGGCATGACTCGTACCCGTCTCAACACGGTTTCCGTTTCCTAATAAACCTGGTAGTAACATCGCACCAGCTGTCCCTAACACTCCACCAATACCAGCTTTCAAAAAGTGGCGTCGAGACCATCCTCTTTTTTGGTAATCCTTCTTTTTATCTAAACTCAATTTGTTTCCCTCCCCCAACTTTAACTCCCAAAGTAAGCCCACCACCAAGTTGGATATGGGCAAAATAATAGCGTTAAGAAAATATATGACCTATGCTACATTTTATTCGTCATTTGATAATGTGTAAACCCCCTCTTCACAAATGTTTAACTACCGTCGTTCATTTTTGTTTGTAATCCTTTAACGCAACTTCTCGGTTTACTCCAACTGAAAAAGACTGTCCCCTATGGTGAACAGTCCTGTGCTGATAACGATCTATACCTTTTACACTCTCTATTCCTAACCGTTCTTCTCTTTATTTTTAATGGCGTCCAACGCTAATGTATATCCATCCGTGCCATAATGAAGGCACCGTTTAACACGCGAAATCGTAGCTGTACTAGCTCCCGTCTCCGCTTCAATCTGATTATATGTGTAACCTTCACGCAACATCCTGGCTACTTCTAATCGTTGCGAAAGCGATTTCATTTCTCCCACCGTACAAAGGTCATCAAAAAACTGATAACATTCTTCCATGTTTTCTAAGCTTAGTACCGCTTGAAATAATTGCTCGATCTCTTTTTTATTTAACTTGTTTAACTGCATATATCCGCTACCCTCCTCCGCCATACTTTCACCCTTTACTGTATACAATTTGACATTGGTCTGTCAAAGCCCTGCACTTTTTCTATACTCACCTCTCTCTTCCCATCTCTTCCATCTCCTACTCCCAAGGAATCATTTCCTCCCTTTTTGTACGTGTATGAAGGGCGATGTGCGCAAATACTACAAGCAGACAGTATGATAAAGGAGAGAATCTCATGCAAAAAAACATTGGTCATTTAGATGCAATTATTCGTATTTCAGTCGGTGCAGCGGGTCTTGCTTGGAGTACCTCGCGAATGGTTCTTCGTCCTCATCATTTTGCTCCATTACTTCTCGCTCTGCTCTCAGGGATGAAGATTGCAGAAGGGATAGTACGTGTCTGTCCTATGCTCTCTATGATGGGAAAAAGCACACTGGGCTCAGAGCATGAAGGGCAATCCCAAAGCGAGTGTAAACCAAAGGATATTCCTCTACCATGAACACGATGCTGGGTAAGAACGATCTTTTCGGTTTCTACAGCTGGTTTGAGTTTAGTGAAACCCTAACCGACTACGGCTATATCATCCTTACTGTTATCGGATCCCTTATCGTTGTCGGCATTGCTTTTTACAATCTTAAACAAAAAGCAAAATAATGTTGGTTCTAACCTCCCTCCCCTTGCATATTCTGTGTATGGATGAAATTGGGGGAGGAATATGTTTTGTTTATCAAAAATTGTTTAACACCTTGTAGCCAAATTAAACCGATCGAAGTAGACAGCAGTATTCGCAAGGCGATTTCTCATCTCCGCACCTTGCGTCTTGACACAATTCCCGTAGTGGATTCTGCACAATCTTTCGCAGGAATTACGGGTTATTCATATATCATGAAGTACCTCTTGGAGCAAGAAGATGCTCACATTGATCACCACAAGTGGGATCAACCGATCTCAGCGGCCCTTCATCCGATTCGACCACTTCATATTTTGGACGACTTTGAAGACACATTGCCCTACTGCACACGGTATCCTTTCGTACCGGTAGTGGAGGAAGATGGAGAAACCTTTGCTGGAATTGTGAAGATAGGTGACATTGAAAAGGCACTCACCTCCACCTATGGACATGAAGTTGAGGGAGTGCGCTTCCTCCTCGGAGTCTTTATTGATATGCCTCATCAATTAGAGCAACTGATGAATGCTATCAAACCCTTCGATGTCAATATTATCGCAATAGCCTCATTTGATGCTGGAGAAAGTTACATCCGGCGTATCTTATTAAAAGTGAAGTCTACTCCCCATATACAAGAAATGGAACATGCATTGGAGAGAAAAGGATTTCGGGTGCTTAATATTAAGCACCAATAGCCAAACAACTAATCGTTGCTCCCTTTTTTCACAGAAGAAGGGAGCAACTTTTCTATGTAAGAAGACTGGATTATTGCAATCCCTCCCTACTTCTCTATCTGAAAAAGCTTTCTTCCTCTAGCAAGTTATTATACACTAAACATATGATACAAGGGAGTGATTCAATCTATGTTTATCAAAAATTGCTTATCGCCTCAAGATTCGATTGAGACAATCACACCATCTACTACAATTCGTCAAGCGATTACTACGTTGTCTGAACTTGAATTAGAATCTCTACCTGTCGTAGATGAGCACGGAACGTTTCTCGGCATCACAGGTTATACTTATATTTTTAAAGAAATCTGCACGGGTTCGCTCGCTCTAGATGAGACTGCTTTTGATCAGCCAGTTATCATTCACAAAATGAATCCGCTACTCATCACCGATGATTTTGAAGATACCCTCCCTCTCATCGTACGCTATCCATTTGTACCGATTGTAGACGAAGATGGGTACAGTTTCTTGGGAATTGTGAAAATAAGCGATATTGAGCGAGGACTCGTTTCCACTTATGGAAATGATGTACCCGGCACTCGCTTTCTGCTCGGTGTATTAAACGACGTACCTCATGTACTAGAACATGTTCTCGATGCTGTTAAGCCCACAGACTCCAATATTATTTCCATCGCAACATTTGATGCAGGAAGCGATAATGCACGACGTATTCTCTTAAAAGTAGAATCAGAAAAAGATACGGAGAAAATCAAAGAGAACCTAGAGCAAAGCGGCTTTCGCATCTTAAGCATCAAAGAGAAATAACTAAAAAATCCACGCTCACGATTTTGTGAGGGTGGATTTTTTACCCTTATCAGCAGGGGATCAGTCGTAAACATAGAAGTGGTAGGAGAAATCATTACGTGTCATATCGATACCTTCATGATAAAATAATAGCATAAGAACATATGATCGATATCGTAAGGGGGTTATTCCACATGTTAAGCCAAGCAGAAAAAGAGACCGTGATTCAATTTGACGAAGCTAATCAACAAGCAAAAGTGTATACTGCCAGCTGGGATATGGCACGTTCCTTAAAACGCGCCGGGTACCAGCCAGTGAAAAAAGCGAAGGGTGCTTGGTGGTTTGAGATTCCTGTTCATGCCGTTCGCATTGAGGGCACGCATGATTCCCTCTCCATCGGTTAAACCTTGGTACTACTGCACCGAGGTTTTTTATTTACAATGGCAACACCCCGATTTGAGCGCTATTTCCTGCTTTAGCGCTCAAATCGGGGTGTTGCTTCAATCATTATGACTTTGCCTTTGCTTTTTTCTTGGGTTTCGTCTTCTCATACTTATCAATCATCTCGTTAATATCACCCACATCTTTTACCTTGCCTTTTTCTAATATCAAGGCACGATCACAAATCTTGCGCAATGGATCGAGGCTGTGCGATACAATTACTAGCGTCTTTCCTTCTCTCCTTAATTCCTGCATCTTTTCATTACATTTCTTGCGGAAGTCCTTATCGCCCACCGCTAAAACTTCGTCCACAAGAATAATGTCTGCATCAATATGGATAGCAATGGAGAATCCCAACCGCGCTTTCATCCCGGAAGAGTAAAACTTAACAGGCGTGTTGATAAAGTCCCCTAGTTCGGAGAACTCTTTAATCATCGGGGTTACTTCTTCCATGCGCTCTCGGCTCAAACCAAAGATAGCACAATTGAGACGAATATTTTCTTCACCAGTAAGATCCCGACTCAAACCAGCTCCCAATTCGATTAAAGGTGCTACTTTTCCATTAATCTTTACCTTCCCATTATCTTGGTGAATTATACCACTTAACACTTTGAATAGTGTACTCTTACCTGCCCCATTCTTCCCGATTATCGCATATCCTTCCCCTTGCTTTACATTAAAGGAGACATCCTCTAGAGCCACAAACTCTTCATACTTTTTTTCTCGCTTCGCCAACGTGATGAAGCGACCCTTAAGCGTTTTATCATATGGCTTTCGGAAATGTTTTGAGACATGTTCAACAACGATCGCATCCATGGTTTAGATCACTTCCCCTACACGACGGTTCAAGCGTTTAAAACTTACCCAAGCGACTACAAATAGAACAGTTACAAAGAGTATGCAATATATGATACCATACCTGTCTACAGCCCCTGTTACGTCCCCTGAGAAAAAGAGTTGTTGGTACAAATTAATAATAGGTACCATCGGATTCAAATTATATAAGAAAACAAATACTTCTGTCGTCATACCAAACGGAAGATTTACTTCATCCACTTTATCCATCAAGTACTTCACCGGATAAATAATAGGTGTAAGATACATCCATCCTCTTAACACCAGATTAATAATAAATTCAACATCACGGTAGTATACATTAATTGCTCCCAAGAGCAAGGCAAAGCTAAAAGCAAGGATAGATTGTAAAAGAATCAATCCTGGTAGGTATAGAAAGTGGAGCCATTGAATTTCACTCGGGTTAAAAATGAGCGCGGCTACGATAACCAACAATAACGCTGGAACAAAATTAACCATATTAGCTAACACATCTGTCAGCGGGAAGATCTGTCGTGGAAAATATATTTTCTTTAATAACGAACCATTTCGTGAAAGAGAAGTCATGCCTCTTTTTAATGTATTGTTAAAAAACATCCAAGGCATCATCCCAGCTAAGATAAACAATGGATACTTACCTTCAAAAGGTTCAGCCCATCCCCTACCTATAACCGAAAAAACCAAGGCATAAATCATCATTAATCCCAATGGTTCTAATAATGTCCAGAAAAAACCAAAAAAAGAATTGCGATACCGTATGCGAATTTCTTTGTGTACAAGGAAATAAATCAGTTCTTTATATTTTATCAGCTCTCGAAACATATAGCGACTCCTTATCTCATTTCAATGAACAAAGTAGCTACACCATATAACAGGATAGATCAAAATTACTGCGGGTCGCTTCACGCTACACTTTCATCCTTGTCCATTATTGTATGATAAATCTAAAAAGCAAACAATGAATGATCATATATTAAAACAGAAGCTAGCTCCAATCGCAATATAGAAGGATTCAAAAATAAACGATTTCCAATAAAACACCTCATTTATCATAAAGGATTATTGACCGATTTTCAAGGCAAGAGTCTCTTTGGCGACTCTCTAATATAGAGAGGGGAAGCAAAGCTAAGCTTCCTTCCCCACAAGTACTCATTCAATTTTTCCCATCTACATCAAAGCTTCAATGAAGCCTGACACGATCTTCACATATCCTTATCTTACTTTAATGCAGAGATGGTAAAGTAAAGACGTGCCATCGTCTTTGCCAATAAAATCAGCAAGAAGAACACGATCAAATAAGAAGTAAGTGGTATGGAAATCATCGCTTCTGCCGCCACCACCAACACTATCATAGCGAAAAAGCCCGGTAAACCAGTAAGAAAAGCAATCCACTCATTTCGCCAGGAATTTTTACGCATATCTGTAACGGGATCACTCTCTGCCGCTTTCGCTTGTACCAGGTGAAAAGAGAGTGGAACCAAGAGAGCCATCGTAGAAACGAGCACAGCAAGATAGATCAACATTCCCATCTCAAGGGTTATCGGCTGTCCAAAAAGGTTACTCAAAGGTAAAGCAAACGATGTTAACATCGGAATACTCATCGCCCGAATCAATGTGTCTAAAAACGCACCCTTCTGACTCGTGATACCTTTTATACGCGCTACTTCTCCATCCACACAATCCGCCATATAGCCTAAATTATAAAAGAGTGCAGCTAGCAAGTAGGCCCCGCCTGTACCGAAAATCATCATCATCCCTGTCATAAAAAAGAAAAACAAACTCATCCAACTAATGGCATTCGGCGTAATCGCCGTCTTGCTCAGCCATTTTGCACAGTAAATCGATACTCTTCGTAATATATACCATGTCCAAATATCTTCTAAAGCCCGTGGTTTTTGACACTCTTTCCGCAATGCGATAATCTCATCCGAATCAAACGGAAGTGTGGGGCGATCTATCTTCTCCCCAGCGGAGGTCAACTCTTTCTCCTGATTCACTTCGACTCACTCCATGATAACGATTTAATTAGCCCAACAAGAGAGCCGACTCCACGACTCGTATGCAATAAAAAGAACGATAACATACAAGGCAGTAAATATTTTACCCCTATTTGCTTGATAACTCCCACCGCCGAGCCCATAAGCAAAGCGGCATAAAGGAATATTATTGTAGTAAGTGCAACTGTAGCTACCGTTGAGAAGAAAGAAGCGACCAGCAAGAAAGCTCCGATGATCAGGGCCAGCAGTGGGACGAGATGGCGAAAACGAAGTACACCCGCTCCACGTTTTCTCGCGATCATAGTCCATTTACCGTCACCGTATGACTTTTTTAAGAATGAACGAATGGTGTTACGAACATAATAGGTAGAACGAATTCCAGTGGACAGGTAGAAGCCTTTACCCGTATTTCGAATACGCGCATGCATCTCTAAATCTTCATTTCGCTGTAAATCCTCATCAAAATAACCTACCTGTGTAAATATATCACGTCGATATGCAGCATAAGGAACCGTGTCTACATACCCTTCCCATCCACTCTTAGCTGTGCGAAACTTGGAGTTTCCCACACCAAAAGGATGCGAATACACATATGCATTCACTTTCCCCCAGAATCCCGTACCAACTGATTCGATAATGCCTCCCACACAAGCAGCTTCTGGCACTCTTTCGGCCACTTGGTATGTTTTCGAGAGGAAATCCTGAGGAATCTGACTGTGTCCATCCACACGGATGACATACTCTCCTTGCGCCGCACGAATTCCTAGGTTCCAGCCTGTAGCTAGTGTGCGCTTAGGATTGATCAAGTATTGAATACGATTAGGAAACTTCTTCACATATTTACGAATGATTTCTTGTGTTGCATCTGTTGACTCACCATCAACAACAATAATCTCATATTTGGAATTTGGGAAATCTTGGTTCAAAATAGATTCTAGTAAAAAGTTAATATGAGCTTCTTCATTACGAACGACTAATAAAAAAGAAAAGATCAGCTGTTCCTGTATCGGATACGCGCCAATCATCATATCATGAGGCATTTTACTCATGTTGGATCACTCTTTCATTGTCACACACGGTGACAAAATAGGTATCTTTATCATAACAGGTTCATAGGAAATCGACAATGTGTAAAGGAAACTATCTTCACTATTTATGGCTAGATCGAGCTTGCTAGAATGGCGATGTAAGCGATTTTCATTTACACATATTCCTAATTAAAATTTGGGGTTGTTGTTTTTTTATATATGTATGTATTGTTAAGAATATGAATAGTACCGATTATATGCGGATCTCATGAAAGGTGGAGCATCTTTAGTTCCCTCACCTTTTACGAGATCCCCTTTACATTTATCGATCCACTCCGCGCTCCACCACGATCGTTGCTTTGTCACCAATATCTGTACGATAGTGAGCACCTGCGAACTGAATTTGTTCGAGACGAGCATACGCGTTACGCTTCGCTTGCGCAATATCTCTCCCGAAGGCTGTGATACCCAAGACGCGCCCCCCGTCACTTACCAAACCCGTTTCATTTTTTTTAGTGCCTGCATGAAACACCATTTCCTGTTTACTCATTTCTAAATTTCCTTTAATCTGGATTCCCTTGGCGTAAGAGCTGGGATATCCTTTTGCCGCCATGACGACACAAAGAGCCGACTCTTTTCTCCACGTAAGCGCTTGTTCAGATAGCTTTCCCTCACTAACTGCCTGTAAGAGAGGTGCCAGCTCAGTCTGGAGACGAGGGAGAACCACCTGAGCTTCCGGATCACCAAATCGAACGTTAAACTCAATCACTTTTGGACCTGTGCTCGTAATCATTAAACCTGCGTATAAAATACCTCGATAATGAATCCCTTCTTGTTGCAATGCATGTGCGATCGGCTGCAATATCTGTGTCATCGCCTGATCCACAATCGTATGTGAAAGGTGAGGAACAGGTGAGTACGCTCCCATTCCTCCAGTATTAGGGCCCTGATCACCATCAAAAGCGGGTTTATGATCCTGTGCTGGCTCCAGTGGCACGACATGGGTTCCGTCTACCAACGCCATCAGTGACACCTCTTCACCTTCTAAATACTCCTCAATCACCACTTCGTGGCCTGCTTTGCCAAATGCTTTCTCTTTCATCATCATCTCTAACGCCGCTTCTGCTTCCGTCAATGTCTGCGCTACGGTCACACCTTTACCTGCAGCTAATCCATCCGCTTTAATTACGATCGGGGCTCCCACTTCATTAACATAATGCAGGGCTTTTCTATAGTCAGAAAAGGAGCGGAATTTACCTGTCGGTATTCCATATTTTTGCATTATTTCTTTTGCAAAACGCTTACTTCCTTCCAATCTGGCCGCCGCTTCTGTCGGACCAAAGATAGATAACCCTTTCTCTTGGAAGCGATCGACGATCCCAGCAAGCAAAGGTATTTCAGGTCCAACCACTGTAAGATCAATCGCTTCTGCTTCTGCAAATTGAACAAGTGCTGCAATATCAGTCGATTCAATCGGAACACATGTGGCCAGCGACCCTATTCCAGCATTTCCAGGAGCACAAAACAAGGCTTCTACCTCACGGCTCTGTTTTAATTTCCATACAAGTGTATGTTCTCGTCCTCCGCTTCCAATAACCAAGATGCGCATACGTTTCTCCTCCTCTAACTATGAACAGCTTCCGGCTTGTCCAACCTGAAGAAATCAGCTCACCGCTGATCTCTTCAGGTTGCTATAAAATTTATAAAAAAGAGTAAGATAGTGACAAGCAGCAGGGTGAGCGCCAGGTCCATTCTCTTTGAACCAACCAGGCGGGGACGACGGCGACGGGAGGTAGTGATACCACCTAGGAAGAGCGCCATGAAAAAAAACGTAGCGCCAATCACTTGTAAACTCTCCAGCCAAAACGTCGCGGAACTATCCATCACCCACACTGCCATCATCCAGCTTGAGAAAAGTGTGAGGACAAAAAGCCCCACAGTCCAACGGATAACGGGCATGGTCTATCTCTCCCTGTTACACTTCTACTCATATATACGTCATCCCCTGCTGATTGGTCACACCATCTGACAGAGAAAAGGAGGAAGTGAACATGAGTCAAGAAACTAACCCCTTACTTAATGCTTAAAATGGCGTACGCCTGTAAACACCATCGCAATTCCATGTCGATTGGCTGCCATAATCGATTCCTCATCTCGTATGGAACCACCTGGTTGAATGATGGCACATACCCCAGCAGCCGCGGTCGCCTCCACTGTATCGCCCATAGGGAAAAACGCATCAGAGGCCAATACGGACCCTTCACTTTTTTCACCTGCCTGCCGGATAGCAATCTCGGCTGCTCCGACGCGATTCATTTGTCCTGCACCAATTCCAATCGTCTGCTCGCCCTTTACCAATACAATCGCATTAGATTTCACATGCTTTACCGCTTTCCACGCAAATAGAAGCTGTTCCCACTCTACATCCGACGGTTGCCGCTTTGTCACCACGCGGCAATCATCTTTCTCAATCTTTTCCTGATCTCTTTCCTGTACAAGTAATCCTCCACTAACGCTTTTGTAATGCCATCTTCTACCCGTGCGCCTCTCCATATCTACCTGTAAGAGGCGAATATTCTTTTTCTCTTGTAAGATGGCGAGTGCCTCAGATGTAAAAGAAGGGGCAAGCACGATTTCTAAAAATAGACCCCGCATTTTGTTTGCGGTCTCCCCATCAACTTCACCGTTACACGCAACAATTCCCCCAAAAATGGAAAGGGGGTCTGCTTCATATGCGCGCTCATACGCCTGTAACAACGTATCTCCTTGGCCAATTCCGCATGGATTCATATGCTTCACAGCCACGACGGTAGGGCGGTTATACTCTTGTATAATCATCAGGGCTGCATCAGCATCCTGAATATTGTTGTAGGATAATCGCTTTCCATGTAACTGCTTTGCCAGTGCAATCGAGCCTTTTTCGGCGAGGGGATCTTTATAAAAAGCTGATGCTTGATGAGGGTTTTCGCCATAACGCAAAGAGTGGACCAACTCGAACGGGAGTGTTAAGTGAGTGGGAGAGGTGTTTTCTTCTGCCTCAATGTTTACTCGCTCGCTTAGATAACGAGCAATCATTGCATCATACTGAGCAGTGTGTTGAAATGCTTTTGCCGCCAACCGTTTCCGCGTCCGACTCTTAACTTCACCTAACTCCTGTAGTTGCGAAATTACTTCGTCGTAGTCAGTGGCATCAACTAACACCGTTACATCATTATGATTCTTTGCCGCAGCTCGAACCATAGCTGGGCCGCCAATATCAATTTGTTCAATTGCCTCCACAAAAGTCGTATCCGCTTGAGCGATCGTTGCTTGAAAAGGATACAGATTGGTAACAACCAAATCGATTGGCATAATCTTCTGCTCTTCTAAATGCTGTTGATGCCTCTCACACTCTCGGATCGCAAGAATACCGGCATGAATGTGAGGATGCAGTGTTTTTACTCTGCCATCTAACACCTCAGGAAACCCTGTAACAGACGAGACGGCAGTTACAGGAATTCCCGCTGCTTCTAAAGCTCTCTTTGTGCCACCTGTCGATACGATTTCATAGTCAAGTTGTAATAAGGATTGAGCAAGTTGGATTATTCCACTTTTATCGTAAACACTGATTAAGGCACGTGCTTGTTCTTTTGCCATCTATATTCTCTCTCCCTCTCATCAAATCTATCGTTTAACTATGATCACTCGTATTAATATACGTAAGCTGTCCTGATTACTGCTTCACTCTCTGGTGTAATGACACCCTACCCTCAATCACATCACGCACCACCTGGGGATAGAGACGATGCTCCACTGTTTGAATTTTAGCAGTCAGCTCTGCGCGGCTCTCACCTGCTCTTATTTCTACTCTTTCTTGTTGAATAACTTGACCCGTGTCCATCCCTTCATCAACAAAATGAACGGTTACTCCAGTAAAAGATGCGTCCGCTTCTAGCGCCTGCCCGATCGCATCCTTTCCTGGGAAATGAGGAAGAAGGGAGGGATGGATGTTAATCACTTTACCCCAGTAAGGCTGAAGTAACGTAGGACCGAGTAGACGCATATATCCTGCCAGCACAACCCATTCCACCTTATGCTTCTGTAGTAGCGCTAATACATCTTGCTCGTACTTCGCTTTTGTCTCGTATGAGCGTGGTACAAAGACAAAACTTTTAATTCCTAGTTGCTCTGCTCGCTTTAATGCTCCCGCCTGCGGACGATCACATACCAGTAGCGAAACCTCATGTAACCAACCTTCTGCGCGCGCATGAAGTACAATCGCTTCAAAGTTAGAGCCACTCCCTGAGGCAAATACAGCAATGCTCATTACAACAGCTCTCCTTTCCAACTAAACCTCGTATCCCCCTCTATCACCCGACCTACCTGATATACTCTCTCTCCTCTTTCTTCTAAATAGGCACTCACTTCTTCAGCTAAATTAGCCGCAACGCAGATCACCATACCTACTCCCATATTAAAAGTGCGAATCATATCTGCCTGTGCAATCTTTCCTTCACGCTGTACTCTATCAAAAATATCGGGTAGTTTCCATGTAACCCCATCCAGTTCTGCACACAAACCATTTGGCAACATACGAGGAATATTCTCTACTAATCCTCCCCCAGTAATATGAGCAGCACCTTTTAACCAACCTGCTTGTTGTAGACCGAGCAATGAGCGTACATAGATACGTGTCGGTTGCAACAGCTCCTCAGCGAGTAGAGAATCACGCTCTAAGCGAGAGGGATCCTGTTCCAACAACACTTTGCGCACCAATGAGTACCCATTGCTGTGTAAGCCCTCCGAAGCTAATCCTAACAACACATCACCTGGTTTAATCGAATCTCCTGTCACCAGCTTCGTTTTTTCCACCGCTCCAACAGCAAACCCAGCGACATCATACTCACCAGAAGGATACATTCCCGGCATCTCGGCTGTTTCTCCCCCTATCAGAGCACAACCCGCTTCTTCGCATCCATCTGCGATTCCTTTTACAATCTGCTCTGCTTGCTCAGGATTTAACTTTCCAGTAGAAATATAGTCAAGGAAAAAGAGTGGCTCAGCTCCTTGCACTACGATGTCATTTACACACATAGCCACACAATCAATTCCGATGGTATCGTGCCGATCTAGCGTGAGCGCAATCTTT
This sequence is a window from Mechercharimyces sp. CAU 1602. Protein-coding genes within it:
- a CDS encoding ABC transporter ATP-binding protein is translated as MDAIVVEHVSKHFRKPYDKTLKGRFITLAKREKKYEEFVALEDVSFNVKQGEGYAIIGKNGAGKSTLFKVLSGIIHQDNGKVKINGKVAPLIELGAGLSRDLTGEENIRLNCAIFGLSRERMEEVTPMIKEFSELGDFINTPVKFYSSGMKARLGFSIAIHIDADIILVDEVLAVGDKDFRKKCNEKMQELRREGKTLVIVSHSLDPLRKICDRALILEKGKVKDVGDINEMIDKYEKTKPKKKAKAKS
- a CDS encoding DUF2892 domain-containing protein: MQKNIGHLDAIIRISVGAAGLAWSTSRMVLRPHHFAPLLLALLSGMKIAEGIVRVCPMLSMMGKSTLGSEHEGQSQSECKPKDIPLP
- a CDS encoding CBS domain-containing protein, giving the protein MFIKNCLSPQDSIETITPSTTIRQAITTLSELELESLPVVDEHGTFLGITGYTYIFKEICTGSLALDETAFDQPVIIHKMNPLLITDDFEDTLPLIVRYPFVPIVDEDGYSFLGIVKISDIERGLVSTYGNDVPGTRFLLGVLNDVPHVLEHVLDAVKPTDSNIISIATFDAGSDNARRILLKVESEKDTEKIKENLEQSGFRILSIKEK
- a CDS encoding EYxxD motif small membrane protein codes for the protein MNTMLGKNDLFGFYSWFEFSETLTDYGYIILTVIGSLIVVGIAFYNLKQKAK
- a CDS encoding CDP-alcohol phosphatidyltransferase family protein, encoding MNQEKELTSAGEKIDRPTLPFDSDEIIALRKECQKPRALEDIWTWYILRRVSIYCAKWLSKTAITPNAISWMSLFFFFMTGMMMIFGTGGAYLLAALFYNLGYMADCVDGEVARIKGITSQKGAFLDTLIRAMSIPMLTSFALPLSNLFGQPITLEMGMLIYLAVLVSTMALLVPLSFHLVQAKAAESDPVTDMRKNSWRNEWIAFLTGLPGFFAMIVLVVAAEAMISIPLTSYLIVFFLLILLAKTMARLYFTISALK
- a CDS encoding multicopper oxidase domain-containing protein, which gives rise to MSLDKKKDYQKRGWSRRHFLKAGIGGVLGTAGAMLLPGLLGNGNRVETGTSHAMGGMSHGSGDHKMDPNKMTKKASKESLDNAHRILKEFDYGEVEKLEDGRTLRKYTITAMEKEVEIAPGVFYPAWTYNGQVPGPTLRATEGDLLRITFQNSASHPHTIHFHGIHPGNMDGVYEIVYPGKSFTYEFTAEPFGCHLYHCHVMPLKKHMEKGMYGAFIIDPKEPREEANEMVMVMNAFDTDFDEENEFYTVNGFANAYMDRMIDVKVGEKLRIYLVNVTEFDLINSFHIHGNLFKLFRTGTQLDHYEFTDTVMLCQGERSVLEMSFKFPGKFMFHAHQSEFSELGWMGVFNVKE
- a CDS encoding YerC/YecD family TrpR-related protein, producing the protein MQLNKLNKKEIEQLFQAVLSLENMEECYQFFDDLCTVGEMKSLSQRLEVARMLREGYTYNQIEAETGASTATISRVKRCLHYGTDGYTLALDAIKNKEKNG
- the purD gene encoding phosphoribosylamine--glycine ligase, encoding MRILVIGSGGREHTLVWKLKQSREVEALFCAPGNAGIGSLATCVPIESTDIAALVQFAEAEAIDLTVVGPEIPLLAGIVDRFQEKGLSIFGPTEAAARLEGSKRFAKEIMQKYGIPTGKFRSFSDYRKALHYVNEVGAPIVIKADGLAAGKGVTVAQTLTEAEAALEMMMKEKAFGKAGHEVVIEEYLEGEEVSLMALVDGTHVVPLEPAQDHKPAFDGDQGPNTGGMGAYSPVPHLSHTIVDQAMTQILQPIAHALQQEGIHYRGILYAGLMITSTGPKVIEFNVRFGDPEAQVVLPRLQTELAPLLQAVSEGKLSEQALTWRKESALCVVMAAKGYPSSYAKGIQIKGNLEMSKQEMVFHAGTKKNETGLVSDGGRVLGITAFGRDIAQAKRNAYARLEQIQFAGAHYRTDIGDKATIVVERGVDR
- a CDS encoding ABC transporter permease — its product is MFRELIKYKELIYFLVHKEIRIRYRNSFFGFFWTLLEPLGLMMIYALVFSVIGRGWAEPFEGKYPLFILAGMMPWMFFNNTLKRGMTSLSRNGSLLKKIYFPRQIFPLTDVLANMVNFVPALLLVIVAALIFNPSEIQWLHFLYLPGLILLQSILAFSFALLLGAINVYYRDVEFIINLVLRGWMYLTPIIYPVKYLMDKVDEVNLPFGMTTEVFVFLYNLNPMVPIINLYQQLFFSGDVTGAVDRYGIIYCILFVTVLFVVAWVSFKRLNRRVGEVI
- a CDS encoding glycosyltransferase translates to MSKMPHDMMIGAYPIQEQLIFSFLLVVRNEEAHINFLLESILNQDFPNSKYEIIVVDGESTDATQEIIRKYVKKFPNRIQYLINPKRTLATGWNLGIRAAQGEYVIRVDGHSQIPQDFLSKTYQVAERVPEAACVGGIIESVGTGFWGKVNAYVYSHPFGVGNSKFRTAKSGWEGYVDTVPYAAYRRDIFTQVGYFDEDLQRNEDLEMHARIRNTGKGFYLSTGIRSTYYVRNTIRSFLKKSYGDGKWTMIARKRGAGVLRFRHLVPLLALIIGAFLLVASFFSTVATVALTTIIFLYAALLMGSAVGVIKQIGVKYLLPCMLSFFLLHTSRGVGSLVGLIKSLSWSESK